The Numida meleagris isolate 19003 breed g44 Domestic line chromosome 7, NumMel1.0, whole genome shotgun sequence genome contains a region encoding:
- the SCP2 gene encoding non-specific lipid-transfer protein isoform X1, which yields MRRRVFVVGVGMTKFAKPSENSADYPDLAKEAGQKALADAGIPYSAVEQACVGYVYGDSTCGQRAIYHGLGLTGIPIINVNNNCATGSTALFMARQLVEGGLADCVLALGFERMAKGSLASGFSDRTNPMDKHLEIMINKYGLASAPVTPQMFANAGKEHMEKYGTNPEYFAKIAWKNHSHSTNNPYSQFQKEYTLDEVLQSRKIFDFLTVLQCCPTSNGAAAAILASEDFVKRHKLQPQAVEILAQVMATDYPSTFEENSCMKMVGYDMTKKAAEKCFKKAGLKPTDVDVIELHDCFSVNEFITYEALGLCPEGKACDLIDRGDNTYGGKWVINPSGGLISKGHPLGATGLAQCAELCWQLRGLAGRRQVGGARRALQHNLGLGGAVVVTLYAMGFPGAGSDGRVTAVPLSAAVDGFKSHLVFKEIEKKLQEEGEQFVKKIGGVFAFKIKDGPGGKEATWIVDVKNGKGSVAVNSDKKADCTITMADTDLLALMTGKMNPQTAFFQGKLKISGNMGMAMKLQNLQLQPGKAKL from the exons ATGCGGCGCCGGGTGTTCGTGGTGGGCGTCGGCATGACCAAG ttTGCAAAGCCCAGTGAGAACAGCGCTGATTATCCTGACCTGGCTAAAGAGGCAG GCCAGAAGGCTTTAGCTGATGCTGGGATTCCCTATTCAGCAGTGGAGCAGGCCTGCGTGGGTTATGTTTATG GTGACTCAACCTGTGGACAGCGGGCCATCTATCACGGTTTGGGTTTAACTGGCATTCCTATCATTAATGTTAACAACAACTGCGCTACTGGATCTACTGCTTTGTTCATGGCCAGACAACTGGTGGAGGGAG gttTGGCAGACTGTGTTCTGGCACTTGGCTTTGAGAGAATGGCAAAAGGATCCCTTGCTTCGGGT tTTTCAGACAGAACTAATCCGATGGACAAACATTTAGAAATCATGATAAATAAATACGGCTTAGCAAGTGCTCCAGTAACACCGCAGATGTTTGCAAATGCAGGCAAAGAGCATATGGAGAAATACG GGACAAATCCAGAATACTTTGCAAAAATTGCATGGAAGAACCACAGCCATTCAACCAACAACCC GTATTCCCAGTTCCAAAAGGAATACACATTAGATGAAGTTCTGCAGTCTCGCAAAATTTTTGATTTCTTGACTGTCTTACAGTGTTG tCCAACATCAaatggtgctgcagctgcaatTTTGGCCAGTGAGGACTTTGTGAAAAGGCATAAGTTGCAGCCTCAAGCTGTGGAAATTCTAGCCCAGGTGATGGCTACCGACTACCCAAGCACATTTGAAGAGAACAGTTGTATGAAGATG GTTGGTTATGATATGActaaaaaagctgcagaaaaatgctttaaaaaagcGGGCCTAAAACCTACGGATGTCGATGTGATTGAACTCCATGACTGCTTCTCAGTTAACGAGTTCATTACATATGAAGCTCTTGGACTCTGCCCAGAAG GAAAAGCGTGTGACCTGATTGACAGAGGAGACAACACTTATGGAGGAAAATGGGTCATTAATCCCAGCGGCGGCTTGATTTCAAAGGGACATCCACTTGGTGCTACAG GCCTGGCGCAGTGCGCCGAACTCTGCTGGCAGCTGCGCGGCCTGGCCGGGAGGCGGCAGGTGGGCGGCGCGAGGCGGGCGCTGCAGCACAACCTGGGCCTCGGCGGGGCCGTGGTGGTGACACTCTACGCCATGGGCTTCCCCGGAGCCGGCAG tgATGGCCGAGTTACAGCTGTGCCACTCAGTGCAGCTGTTGATGGATTTAAGTCACATTTGGTCTTCAAAGAGATCGAAAAGAAGCTCCAAGAG GAAGGAGAGCAATTTGTCAAGAAAATTGGTGGTGTCTTtgccttcaaaataaaagatggtCCTGGTGGGAAGGAGGCAACTTGGATAGTAGACGTGAAGAATGGGAAAGGCTCAGTAGCAGTTAATTCAG ATAAGAAGGCAGATTGTACAATTACAATGGCTGACACCGATCTGTTAGCTTTGATGACTGGCAAAATGAATCCTCAGACA gcTTTCTTTCAAGGCAAATTGAAGATTTCTGGGAACATGGGCATGGCAATGAAACTTCAGAACCTACAACTTCAGCCAGGAAAAGCTAAACTTTGA
- the SCP2 gene encoding non-specific lipid-transfer protein isoform X2, translating into MARQLVEGGLADCVLALGFERMAKGSLASGFSDRTNPMDKHLEIMINKYGLASAPVTPQMFANAGKEHMEKYGTNPEYFAKIAWKNHSHSTNNPYSQFQKEYTLDEVLQSRKIFDFLTVLQCCPTSNGAAAAILASEDFVKRHKLQPQAVEILAQVMATDYPSTFEENSCMKMVGYDMTKKAAEKCFKKAGLKPTDVDVIELHDCFSVNEFITYEALGLCPEGKACDLIDRGDNTYGGKWVINPSGGLISKGHPLGATGLAQCAELCWQLRGLAGRRQVGGARRALQHNLGLGGAVVVTLYAMGFPGAGSDGRVTAVPLSAAVDGFKSHLVFKEIEKKLQEEGEQFVKKIGGVFAFKIKDGPGGKEATWIVDVKNGKGSVAVNSDKKADCTITMADTDLLALMTGKMNPQTAFFQGKLKISGNMGMAMKLQNLQLQPGKAKL; encoded by the exons ATGGCCAGACAACTGGTGGAGGGAG gttTGGCAGACTGTGTTCTGGCACTTGGCTTTGAGAGAATGGCAAAAGGATCCCTTGCTTCGGGT tTTTCAGACAGAACTAATCCGATGGACAAACATTTAGAAATCATGATAAATAAATACGGCTTAGCAAGTGCTCCAGTAACACCGCAGATGTTTGCAAATGCAGGCAAAGAGCATATGGAGAAATACG GGACAAATCCAGAATACTTTGCAAAAATTGCATGGAAGAACCACAGCCATTCAACCAACAACCC GTATTCCCAGTTCCAAAAGGAATACACATTAGATGAAGTTCTGCAGTCTCGCAAAATTTTTGATTTCTTGACTGTCTTACAGTGTTG tCCAACATCAaatggtgctgcagctgcaatTTTGGCCAGTGAGGACTTTGTGAAAAGGCATAAGTTGCAGCCTCAAGCTGTGGAAATTCTAGCCCAGGTGATGGCTACCGACTACCCAAGCACATTTGAAGAGAACAGTTGTATGAAGATG GTTGGTTATGATATGActaaaaaagctgcagaaaaatgctttaaaaaagcGGGCCTAAAACCTACGGATGTCGATGTGATTGAACTCCATGACTGCTTCTCAGTTAACGAGTTCATTACATATGAAGCTCTTGGACTCTGCCCAGAAG GAAAAGCGTGTGACCTGATTGACAGAGGAGACAACACTTATGGAGGAAAATGGGTCATTAATCCCAGCGGCGGCTTGATTTCAAAGGGACATCCACTTGGTGCTACAG GCCTGGCGCAGTGCGCCGAACTCTGCTGGCAGCTGCGCGGCCTGGCCGGGAGGCGGCAGGTGGGCGGCGCGAGGCGGGCGCTGCAGCACAACCTGGGCCTCGGCGGGGCCGTGGTGGTGACACTCTACGCCATGGGCTTCCCCGGAGCCGGCAG tgATGGCCGAGTTACAGCTGTGCCACTCAGTGCAGCTGTTGATGGATTTAAGTCACATTTGGTCTTCAAAGAGATCGAAAAGAAGCTCCAAGAG GAAGGAGAGCAATTTGTCAAGAAAATTGGTGGTGTCTTtgccttcaaaataaaagatggtCCTGGTGGGAAGGAGGCAACTTGGATAGTAGACGTGAAGAATGGGAAAGGCTCAGTAGCAGTTAATTCAG ATAAGAAGGCAGATTGTACAATTACAATGGCTGACACCGATCTGTTAGCTTTGATGACTGGCAAAATGAATCCTCAGACA gcTTTCTTTCAAGGCAAATTGAAGATTTCTGGGAACATGGGCATGGCAATGAAACTTCAGAACCTACAACTTCAGCCAGGAAAAGCTAAACTTTGA
- the PODN gene encoding podocan isoform X3 has product MFFSIHLISDSRGAMPAGGRELLVLGLLALGCAAANDFPESVLGRRRPPGPAPGCPRDCGCTQEGVVDCGGIDLKEFPLLLPELTNHLSLQNNQIEEIFPEELARLHRLETLNLQNNRLTSKGLPEEAFEHLENLNYLYLANNKLTVAPKFLPNTLISADFAANYLTKIYGLTFGQKPNLRSVYLHNNKLSDAGLPDNMFNGSNNVEILIMSSNFLKYVPKNLPPALYKLHLKNNKLEKIPKGAFSELTGLRELYLQNNYLTNEGMDNETFWKLSSLEYLDLSSNNLSQIPSGLPRNIVLLHLEKNAIKVIGRDVLTQIKNLEYLLLHNNKLKARGIHPSAFQGLKKLHTVHLYNNLLERIPSGLPRRVKTLMILHNQISEINRNDFATTYFLEELNLSYNKLKSPQIHREAFRKLRQLKSLDLSGNNLNTVPYGFPKNLQVLKLKENEISDIPKGTLSGMTKLRELYLSNNKLKVNSIYSRAWRELSSLQSLDMAGNQLTSIPLGLPESLEYLYLQNNKITVVSENVFESTPKLKGIYLRFNKIAVGALKVSTFQSLQHLQVLDIEGNLEFSNTSKNKDDSEEEAEDEEDEEN; this is encoded by the exons ATGTTCTTCTCCATTCATCTGATCTCTGACAGCAGAG GGGCGATGCCAGCCGGCGGCcgggagctgctggtgctggggctgctggcgCTGGGCTGTGCCGCCGCCAACGACTTCCCCGAGAGTGTTCTGGGGCGAAGGCGGCCACCAGGCCCGGCCCCTGGCTGCCCCCGCGACTGTGGCTGCACCCAGGAGGGCGTCGTGGACTGCGGTGGCATCGACCTGAAGGAGTtcccgctgctgctgcctgagctgACCAACCACCTCTCGCTGCAG AACAACCAGatagaagaaatctttccagaAGAGCTTGCTCGCCTTCACAGACTAGAAACTCTCAATTTGCAAAACAACAGGCTGACTTCAAAAG ggCTGCCAGAGGAAGCATTTGAGCATCTGGAGAACCTGAATTACTTATACCTGGCAAACAATAAG ctaaCAGTGGCTCCAAAATTCCTACCAAATACCTTGATCAGTGCAGATTTTGCAGCCAATTATCTCACTAAGATATATGGGCTCACATTTGGACAGAAACCAAACTTGAG ATCTGTGTACCTTCATAACAACAAACTTTCGGATGCTGGCTTACCTGATAATATGTTCAATGGCTCTAATAATGTGGAGATACTCATCATGTCCAGCAATTTCCTGAAATATGTTCCAAAGAATCTCCCTCCAGCATTATACAAATTACATTTAAAG AACAACAAGCTAGAGAAGATTCCCAAAGGAGCCTTCAGTGAACTTACAGGCCTGCGGGAGCTGTACTTACAGAATAACTACTTGACTAACGAAGGAATGGACAACGAAACTTTCTG GAAACTGTCTAGTCTTGAATATCTGGATTTGTCCAGCAATAACCTCTCACAAATCCCAAGTGGTTTGCCTCGAAACATCGTCCTCCTTCACCTGGAGAAGAACGCAATTAAAGTGATTGGCAGAGATGTCTTGACCCAAATTAAGAACCTTGAGTACCTCCTGCTCCATAATAACAAATTAAAAGCCCGAGGTATTCACCCATCAGCCTTCCAGGGCTTGAAGAAATTGCACACTGTCCATCTGTATAACAACCTCCTGGAAAGGATTCCCAGTGGGCTGCCTCGACGAGTGAAAACACTCATGATCCTGCATAACCAGATCTCTGAGATTAACAGGAATGACTTTGCTACCACTTACTTCCTTGAAGAGCTGAACCTGAGCTACAATAAGCTCAAAAGTCCCCAGATCCACCGGGAGGCCTTCCGTAAACTGAGGCAGCTAAAGTCCTTGGATCTTTCTGGAAACAACCTCAACACAGTGCCCTATGGCTTTCCAAAGAACTTGCAGGttctgaagctgaaggaaaatgagataaGTGACATCCCCAAAGGGACTTTGTCTGGGATGACAAAGCTGCGGGAACTGTATTTGAGCAACAATAAACTGAAAGTAAACTCCATTTATTCAAGAGCGTGGAGGGAGCTCAGCAGTCTCCAG TCACTAGACATGGCTGGCAACCAGCTGACTTCTATCCCATTGGGTCTGCCAGAATCTCTGGAGTATCTGTATCTTCAGAACAACAAGATCACAGTTGTTTCAGAGAATGTTTTTGAGTCCACACCCAAACTAAAGGGAATTTACCTCAG GTTTAATAAGATTGCAGTTGGAGCACTGAAGGTAAGTACCTTCCAAAGTCTACAGCACTTACAAGTACTGGATATTGAAGGGAACCTTGAATTCAGCAACACTTCAAAGAATAAGGATGACtcagaagaggaagcagaagatgaagaagatgaggaaaacTGA
- the PODN gene encoding podocan isoform X2: MVRPHAAACLSAAAFRRDVQWAMPAGGRELLVLGLLALGCAAANDFPESVLGRRRPPGPAPGCPRDCGCTQEGVVDCGGIDLKEFPLLLPELTNHLSLQNNQIEEIFPEELARLHRLETLNLQNNRLTSKGLPEEAFEHLENLNYLYLANNKLTVAPKFLPNTLISADFAANYLTKIYGLTFGQKPNLRSVYLHNNKLSDAGLPDNMFNGSNNVEILIMSSNFLKYVPKNLPPALYKLHLKNNKLEKIPKGAFSELTGLRELYLQNNYLTNEGMDNETFWKLSSLEYLDLSSNNLSQIPSGLPRNIVLLHLEKNAIKVIGRDVLTQIKNLEYLLLHNNKLKARGIHPSAFQGLKKLHTVHLYNNLLERIPSGLPRRVKTLMILHNQISEINRNDFATTYFLEELNLSYNKLKSPQIHREAFRKLRQLKSLDLSGNNLNTVPYGFPKNLQVLKLKENEISDIPKGTLSGMTKLRELYLSNNKLKVNSIYSRAWRELSSLQSLDMAGNQLTSIPLGLPESLEYLYLQNNKITVVSENVFESTPKLKGIYLRFNKIAVGALKVSTFQSLQHLQVLDIEGNLEFSNTSKNKDDSEEEAEDEEDEEN, encoded by the exons ATGGTCAGACCCCATGCAGCAGCCTGCCTGtcagctgcagctttcagaagGGACGTTCAGT GGGCGATGCCAGCCGGCGGCcgggagctgctggtgctggggctgctggcgCTGGGCTGTGCCGCCGCCAACGACTTCCCCGAGAGTGTTCTGGGGCGAAGGCGGCCACCAGGCCCGGCCCCTGGCTGCCCCCGCGACTGTGGCTGCACCCAGGAGGGCGTCGTGGACTGCGGTGGCATCGACCTGAAGGAGTtcccgctgctgctgcctgagctgACCAACCACCTCTCGCTGCAG AACAACCAGatagaagaaatctttccagaAGAGCTTGCTCGCCTTCACAGACTAGAAACTCTCAATTTGCAAAACAACAGGCTGACTTCAAAAG ggCTGCCAGAGGAAGCATTTGAGCATCTGGAGAACCTGAATTACTTATACCTGGCAAACAATAAG ctaaCAGTGGCTCCAAAATTCCTACCAAATACCTTGATCAGTGCAGATTTTGCAGCCAATTATCTCACTAAGATATATGGGCTCACATTTGGACAGAAACCAAACTTGAG ATCTGTGTACCTTCATAACAACAAACTTTCGGATGCTGGCTTACCTGATAATATGTTCAATGGCTCTAATAATGTGGAGATACTCATCATGTCCAGCAATTTCCTGAAATATGTTCCAAAGAATCTCCCTCCAGCATTATACAAATTACATTTAAAG AACAACAAGCTAGAGAAGATTCCCAAAGGAGCCTTCAGTGAACTTACAGGCCTGCGGGAGCTGTACTTACAGAATAACTACTTGACTAACGAAGGAATGGACAACGAAACTTTCTG GAAACTGTCTAGTCTTGAATATCTGGATTTGTCCAGCAATAACCTCTCACAAATCCCAAGTGGTTTGCCTCGAAACATCGTCCTCCTTCACCTGGAGAAGAACGCAATTAAAGTGATTGGCAGAGATGTCTTGACCCAAATTAAGAACCTTGAGTACCTCCTGCTCCATAATAACAAATTAAAAGCCCGAGGTATTCACCCATCAGCCTTCCAGGGCTTGAAGAAATTGCACACTGTCCATCTGTATAACAACCTCCTGGAAAGGATTCCCAGTGGGCTGCCTCGACGAGTGAAAACACTCATGATCCTGCATAACCAGATCTCTGAGATTAACAGGAATGACTTTGCTACCACTTACTTCCTTGAAGAGCTGAACCTGAGCTACAATAAGCTCAAAAGTCCCCAGATCCACCGGGAGGCCTTCCGTAAACTGAGGCAGCTAAAGTCCTTGGATCTTTCTGGAAACAACCTCAACACAGTGCCCTATGGCTTTCCAAAGAACTTGCAGGttctgaagctgaaggaaaatgagataaGTGACATCCCCAAAGGGACTTTGTCTGGGATGACAAAGCTGCGGGAACTGTATTTGAGCAACAATAAACTGAAAGTAAACTCCATTTATTCAAGAGCGTGGAGGGAGCTCAGCAGTCTCCAG TCACTAGACATGGCTGGCAACCAGCTGACTTCTATCCCATTGGGTCTGCCAGAATCTCTGGAGTATCTGTATCTTCAGAACAACAAGATCACAGTTGTTTCAGAGAATGTTTTTGAGTCCACACCCAAACTAAAGGGAATTTACCTCAG GTTTAATAAGATTGCAGTTGGAGCACTGAAGGTAAGTACCTTCCAAAGTCTACAGCACTTACAAGTACTGGATATTGAAGGGAACCTTGAATTCAGCAACACTTCAAAGAATAAGGATGACtcagaagaggaagcagaagatgaagaagatgaggaaaacTGA
- the PODN gene encoding podocan isoform X1 gives MICNGAGAWLQLGTHLGLRPRQVGCGASKAPQGAMPAGGRELLVLGLLALGCAAANDFPESVLGRRRPPGPAPGCPRDCGCTQEGVVDCGGIDLKEFPLLLPELTNHLSLQNNQIEEIFPEELARLHRLETLNLQNNRLTSKGLPEEAFEHLENLNYLYLANNKLTVAPKFLPNTLISADFAANYLTKIYGLTFGQKPNLRSVYLHNNKLSDAGLPDNMFNGSNNVEILIMSSNFLKYVPKNLPPALYKLHLKNNKLEKIPKGAFSELTGLRELYLQNNYLTNEGMDNETFWKLSSLEYLDLSSNNLSQIPSGLPRNIVLLHLEKNAIKVIGRDVLTQIKNLEYLLLHNNKLKARGIHPSAFQGLKKLHTVHLYNNLLERIPSGLPRRVKTLMILHNQISEINRNDFATTYFLEELNLSYNKLKSPQIHREAFRKLRQLKSLDLSGNNLNTVPYGFPKNLQVLKLKENEISDIPKGTLSGMTKLRELYLSNNKLKVNSIYSRAWRELSSLQSLDMAGNQLTSIPLGLPESLEYLYLQNNKITVVSENVFESTPKLKGIYLRFNKIAVGALKVSTFQSLQHLQVLDIEGNLEFSNTSKNKDDSEEEAEDEEDEEN, from the exons ATGATCTGCAACGGAGCAGgggcctggctgcagctggggaccCACCTGGGGCTCAGGCCTCGGCAAGTGGGGTGCGGGGCCTCAAAAGCACCTCAGG GGGCGATGCCAGCCGGCGGCcgggagctgctggtgctggggctgctggcgCTGGGCTGTGCCGCCGCCAACGACTTCCCCGAGAGTGTTCTGGGGCGAAGGCGGCCACCAGGCCCGGCCCCTGGCTGCCCCCGCGACTGTGGCTGCACCCAGGAGGGCGTCGTGGACTGCGGTGGCATCGACCTGAAGGAGTtcccgctgctgctgcctgagctgACCAACCACCTCTCGCTGCAG AACAACCAGatagaagaaatctttccagaAGAGCTTGCTCGCCTTCACAGACTAGAAACTCTCAATTTGCAAAACAACAGGCTGACTTCAAAAG ggCTGCCAGAGGAAGCATTTGAGCATCTGGAGAACCTGAATTACTTATACCTGGCAAACAATAAG ctaaCAGTGGCTCCAAAATTCCTACCAAATACCTTGATCAGTGCAGATTTTGCAGCCAATTATCTCACTAAGATATATGGGCTCACATTTGGACAGAAACCAAACTTGAG ATCTGTGTACCTTCATAACAACAAACTTTCGGATGCTGGCTTACCTGATAATATGTTCAATGGCTCTAATAATGTGGAGATACTCATCATGTCCAGCAATTTCCTGAAATATGTTCCAAAGAATCTCCCTCCAGCATTATACAAATTACATTTAAAG AACAACAAGCTAGAGAAGATTCCCAAAGGAGCCTTCAGTGAACTTACAGGCCTGCGGGAGCTGTACTTACAGAATAACTACTTGACTAACGAAGGAATGGACAACGAAACTTTCTG GAAACTGTCTAGTCTTGAATATCTGGATTTGTCCAGCAATAACCTCTCACAAATCCCAAGTGGTTTGCCTCGAAACATCGTCCTCCTTCACCTGGAGAAGAACGCAATTAAAGTGATTGGCAGAGATGTCTTGACCCAAATTAAGAACCTTGAGTACCTCCTGCTCCATAATAACAAATTAAAAGCCCGAGGTATTCACCCATCAGCCTTCCAGGGCTTGAAGAAATTGCACACTGTCCATCTGTATAACAACCTCCTGGAAAGGATTCCCAGTGGGCTGCCTCGACGAGTGAAAACACTCATGATCCTGCATAACCAGATCTCTGAGATTAACAGGAATGACTTTGCTACCACTTACTTCCTTGAAGAGCTGAACCTGAGCTACAATAAGCTCAAAAGTCCCCAGATCCACCGGGAGGCCTTCCGTAAACTGAGGCAGCTAAAGTCCTTGGATCTTTCTGGAAACAACCTCAACACAGTGCCCTATGGCTTTCCAAAGAACTTGCAGGttctgaagctgaaggaaaatgagataaGTGACATCCCCAAAGGGACTTTGTCTGGGATGACAAAGCTGCGGGAACTGTATTTGAGCAACAATAAACTGAAAGTAAACTCCATTTATTCAAGAGCGTGGAGGGAGCTCAGCAGTCTCCAG TCACTAGACATGGCTGGCAACCAGCTGACTTCTATCCCATTGGGTCTGCCAGAATCTCTGGAGTATCTGTATCTTCAGAACAACAAGATCACAGTTGTTTCAGAGAATGTTTTTGAGTCCACACCCAAACTAAAGGGAATTTACCTCAG GTTTAATAAGATTGCAGTTGGAGCACTGAAGGTAAGTACCTTCCAAAGTCTACAGCACTTACAAGTACTGGATATTGAAGGGAACCTTGAATTCAGCAACACTTCAAAGAATAAGGATGACtcagaagaggaagcagaagatgaagaagatgaggaaaacTGA
- the PODN gene encoding podocan isoform X4 has product MPAGGRELLVLGLLALGCAAANDFPESVLGRRRPPGPAPGCPRDCGCTQEGVVDCGGIDLKEFPLLLPELTNHLSLQNNQIEEIFPEELARLHRLETLNLQNNRLTSKGLPEEAFEHLENLNYLYLANNKLTVAPKFLPNTLISADFAANYLTKIYGLTFGQKPNLRSVYLHNNKLSDAGLPDNMFNGSNNVEILIMSSNFLKYVPKNLPPALYKLHLKNNKLEKIPKGAFSELTGLRELYLQNNYLTNEGMDNETFWKLSSLEYLDLSSNNLSQIPSGLPRNIVLLHLEKNAIKVIGRDVLTQIKNLEYLLLHNNKLKARGIHPSAFQGLKKLHTVHLYNNLLERIPSGLPRRVKTLMILHNQISEINRNDFATTYFLEELNLSYNKLKSPQIHREAFRKLRQLKSLDLSGNNLNTVPYGFPKNLQVLKLKENEISDIPKGTLSGMTKLRELYLSNNKLKVNSIYSRAWRELSSLQSLDMAGNQLTSIPLGLPESLEYLYLQNNKITVVSENVFESTPKLKGIYLRFNKIAVGALKVSTFQSLQHLQVLDIEGNLEFSNTSKNKDDSEEEAEDEEDEEN; this is encoded by the exons ATGCCAGCCGGCGGCcgggagctgctggtgctggggctgctggcgCTGGGCTGTGCCGCCGCCAACGACTTCCCCGAGAGTGTTCTGGGGCGAAGGCGGCCACCAGGCCCGGCCCCTGGCTGCCCCCGCGACTGTGGCTGCACCCAGGAGGGCGTCGTGGACTGCGGTGGCATCGACCTGAAGGAGTtcccgctgctgctgcctgagctgACCAACCACCTCTCGCTGCAG AACAACCAGatagaagaaatctttccagaAGAGCTTGCTCGCCTTCACAGACTAGAAACTCTCAATTTGCAAAACAACAGGCTGACTTCAAAAG ggCTGCCAGAGGAAGCATTTGAGCATCTGGAGAACCTGAATTACTTATACCTGGCAAACAATAAG ctaaCAGTGGCTCCAAAATTCCTACCAAATACCTTGATCAGTGCAGATTTTGCAGCCAATTATCTCACTAAGATATATGGGCTCACATTTGGACAGAAACCAAACTTGAG ATCTGTGTACCTTCATAACAACAAACTTTCGGATGCTGGCTTACCTGATAATATGTTCAATGGCTCTAATAATGTGGAGATACTCATCATGTCCAGCAATTTCCTGAAATATGTTCCAAAGAATCTCCCTCCAGCATTATACAAATTACATTTAAAG AACAACAAGCTAGAGAAGATTCCCAAAGGAGCCTTCAGTGAACTTACAGGCCTGCGGGAGCTGTACTTACAGAATAACTACTTGACTAACGAAGGAATGGACAACGAAACTTTCTG GAAACTGTCTAGTCTTGAATATCTGGATTTGTCCAGCAATAACCTCTCACAAATCCCAAGTGGTTTGCCTCGAAACATCGTCCTCCTTCACCTGGAGAAGAACGCAATTAAAGTGATTGGCAGAGATGTCTTGACCCAAATTAAGAACCTTGAGTACCTCCTGCTCCATAATAACAAATTAAAAGCCCGAGGTATTCACCCATCAGCCTTCCAGGGCTTGAAGAAATTGCACACTGTCCATCTGTATAACAACCTCCTGGAAAGGATTCCCAGTGGGCTGCCTCGACGAGTGAAAACACTCATGATCCTGCATAACCAGATCTCTGAGATTAACAGGAATGACTTTGCTACCACTTACTTCCTTGAAGAGCTGAACCTGAGCTACAATAAGCTCAAAAGTCCCCAGATCCACCGGGAGGCCTTCCGTAAACTGAGGCAGCTAAAGTCCTTGGATCTTTCTGGAAACAACCTCAACACAGTGCCCTATGGCTTTCCAAAGAACTTGCAGGttctgaagctgaaggaaaatgagataaGTGACATCCCCAAAGGGACTTTGTCTGGGATGACAAAGCTGCGGGAACTGTATTTGAGCAACAATAAACTGAAAGTAAACTCCATTTATTCAAGAGCGTGGAGGGAGCTCAGCAGTCTCCAG TCACTAGACATGGCTGGCAACCAGCTGACTTCTATCCCATTGGGTCTGCCAGAATCTCTGGAGTATCTGTATCTTCAGAACAACAAGATCACAGTTGTTTCAGAGAATGTTTTTGAGTCCACACCCAAACTAAAGGGAATTTACCTCAG GTTTAATAAGATTGCAGTTGGAGCACTGAAGGTAAGTACCTTCCAAAGTCTACAGCACTTACAAGTACTGGATATTGAAGGGAACCTTGAATTCAGCAACACTTCAAAGAATAAGGATGACtcagaagaggaagcagaagatgaagaagatgaggaaaacTGA